A stretch of the Enterobacter mori genome encodes the following:
- a CDS encoding benzoate transporter — protein sequence MIYDCFLYYDEDMLLDIRLHTLADVVDRFVIVEATHSFTGIPRSLHFDITKFAKFKDKIIYVPFDAQPILNRVDNSQVDAWANEAALRNSIMNGLKEAADDDLILISDVDEIFSPETIRAINPKALCTTIHQNVFNYQFNLQVHNMDDTPRKCTLPRATSYYNLKHFFQGEPESFRNWKRARKDKNWSWFKWNWLKINNKIVRDGGWHFSWVMTPERISEKMSTISHTEYDLPEFNNPAHIMKVISNAEDIWGRDRKLVKQEVSTRTMPSYLVENQHKYSQFIL from the coding sequence ATGATTTACGATTGTTTTTTATACTATGACGAAGATATGCTGCTCGACATCAGATTACATACTCTTGCTGATGTCGTTGACCGTTTTGTCATTGTTGAAGCCACGCACTCGTTTACGGGCATTCCGCGCAGCTTACATTTCGATATTACGAAATTTGCCAAATTCAAAGACAAAATCATTTATGTGCCTTTCGATGCACAGCCTATTTTAAATAGAGTGGATAATAGCCAGGTTGACGCATGGGCAAATGAAGCAGCACTGCGCAACTCCATTATGAATGGATTAAAAGAAGCAGCGGATGACGATCTGATTTTGATATCAGACGTTGACGAAATATTCTCCCCAGAAACGATTCGGGCTATTAATCCGAAAGCTCTCTGCACCACTATTCATCAAAATGTGTTCAACTATCAGTTCAATCTGCAGGTTCACAACATGGATGATACGCCGAGAAAATGCACACTACCTCGCGCTACGTCATATTACAACCTTAAGCATTTCTTCCAGGGTGAGCCTGAATCGTTCAGAAACTGGAAGCGTGCCCGCAAAGATAAAAACTGGTCATGGTTTAAATGGAACTGGTTAAAAATCAATAATAAGATTGTGCGAGATGGCGGCTGGCATTTTTCATGGGTGATGACCCCTGAAAGAATTTCCGAGAAGATGTCGACCATTTCCCATACTGAATACGATCTGCCGGAATTCAATAACCCGGCACATATTATGAAGGTGATCAGCAACGCAGAAGATATCTGGGGACGTGACCGAAAACTGGTCAAACAGGAAGTGTCAACACGCACTATGCCTTCCTATCTGGTTGAGAATCAGCATAAATATTCGCAATTCATTCTGTGA
- the ynfE gene encoding selenate/tellurate reductase subunit YnfE, producing the protein MSEVDHHGGISRRTLVKSTAMGSLALAAGGLSLPFGLKTAAAAVQNAVQPAEDKVVWGACSVNCGSRCALRLHVRDDEVYWVETDNTGEDIYGNHQVRACLRGRSIRRRINHPDRLNYPMKRVGKRGEGKFERITWDEALNTITASLKDVVSRYGNEAVYINYSSGIVGGNITRSSPYASLVARLMNCYGGFLSHYGTYSTAQIACAMPYTYGSNDGNSTSDIENTRLVVMFGNNPAETRMSGGGITYYLEQARERSNARMIVIDPRYTDTAAGREDEWIPIRPGTDAALVAGIAWVLIDENLVDQPFLDKYCVGYDEKTLPEGAPANAHYKAYILGQGDDHTAKTPEWASRITGIPADRIVKLAREIGSAKPAYICQGWGPQRQANGELTSRAIAMLPILTGNVGVNGGNSGARESTYTITIERMPLPENPVKTQISCFSWTDAIARGPEMTALRDGVRGKDKLDVPIKFIWNYAGNTIINQHSDINKTHEILQDESKCEMIVVIDNFMTSSAKYADIVLPDLMTVEQEDIIPNDYAGNMGYLIFLQPVTAPKFERKPIYWIMSEVAKRLGPDIHQKFTEGRTQEQWLQFLYAKMLEKDPKLPSYDELKKMGIYKRKDPNGHFVAYKKFRENPEANPLKTPSGKIEIYSSKLAEIATTWELEKDETISPLPVYASTFDGWDAPERAQFPLQLFGFHFKARTHSSYGNVDVLKAACRQEVWLNPVDAEKRGIKNGDKVRVFNDRGEVRIEAKVTPRIMPGVSAMGQGAWHDANMSGDRIDHGSCINTLTTHRPSPLAKGNPQHTNLVQIEKV; encoded by the coding sequence ATGTCTGAGGTCGATCATCACGGCGGTATTAGCCGCCGAACTCTTGTTAAATCTACAGCGATGGGTTCTCTGGCGCTTGCCGCGGGTGGACTCTCACTACCGTTTGGTTTGAAAACTGCCGCTGCTGCAGTGCAAAACGCCGTCCAGCCTGCGGAAGATAAAGTGGTGTGGGGAGCCTGTTCGGTCAACTGCGGCAGCCGCTGCGCACTGCGCCTGCACGTCCGCGACGATGAAGTTTACTGGGTTGAAACGGACAACACCGGCGAGGATATTTACGGAAACCATCAGGTACGTGCCTGCCTGCGCGGACGCTCTATCCGCCGTCGTATCAATCACCCCGATCGTCTGAACTACCCGATGAAACGTGTAGGCAAACGCGGTGAAGGCAAGTTTGAGCGCATCACATGGGATGAAGCCCTGAACACCATCACCGCCAGCCTGAAAGACGTGGTCTCCAGATACGGTAACGAAGCGGTTTACATCAACTACTCTTCCGGCATCGTCGGCGGCAATATCACCCGCTCCTCTCCTTACGCTTCGCTGGTGGCGCGCCTGATGAACTGCTACGGCGGCTTTCTGAGCCACTACGGCACCTACAGCACGGCGCAAATCGCCTGCGCGATGCCTTATACCTACGGCAGCAACGACGGGAACAGCACCTCGGATATTGAAAACACCAGGCTGGTGGTGATGTTCGGCAATAACCCGGCGGAAACGCGCATGAGCGGCGGTGGGATTACGTATTATCTGGAGCAGGCTCGCGAGCGCTCCAACGCGCGCATGATCGTCATCGATCCGCGCTACACGGACACCGCCGCCGGACGTGAAGACGAGTGGATCCCTATTCGTCCGGGCACCGATGCCGCCCTGGTTGCGGGCATCGCGTGGGTATTGATCGACGAAAACCTGGTGGACCAGCCGTTCCTGGATAAATATTGCGTCGGCTATGATGAAAAAACGCTGCCGGAAGGCGCGCCCGCTAACGCTCACTACAAAGCGTATATTCTCGGCCAGGGTGATGACCACACGGCGAAAACCCCTGAGTGGGCCTCCCGCATCACCGGCATTCCAGCGGATCGCATCGTTAAGCTTGCCCGCGAAATCGGCTCCGCAAAACCGGCCTATATCTGTCAGGGCTGGGGACCACAGCGCCAGGCGAACGGCGAGCTGACATCCCGCGCCATCGCGATGCTACCGATCCTCACCGGTAACGTGGGGGTTAACGGCGGGAACAGCGGCGCGCGTGAGTCAACCTACACCATCACCATTGAACGTATGCCGCTCCCGGAAAACCCGGTCAAAACGCAAATCTCCTGCTTCAGCTGGACGGACGCCATCGCCCGCGGGCCGGAGATGACCGCCCTGCGCGACGGCGTGCGCGGTAAGGATAAGCTGGACGTGCCAATTAAGTTCATCTGGAACTATGCGGGCAACACCATTATTAACCAGCACTCTGATATCAATAAAACTCACGAGATCCTGCAAGACGAAAGCAAGTGCGAAATGATTGTCGTCATCGACAACTTCATGACCTCGTCAGCGAAGTACGCCGATATCGTGTTGCCGGACCTGATGACCGTCGAGCAGGAAGACATTATTCCTAATGATTATGCAGGCAACATGGGCTACCTGATTTTCCTCCAGCCCGTGACGGCGCCGAAGTTTGAGCGTAAGCCTATCTACTGGATCATGAGCGAAGTGGCAAAACGCCTCGGACCGGATATCCATCAGAAATTCACCGAAGGACGGACGCAGGAACAGTGGCTGCAGTTCCTGTATGCCAAAATGCTCGAGAAAGACCCCAAGCTTCCGTCCTATGATGAGCTGAAAAAAATGGGCATTTATAAGCGCAAAGATCCGAACGGACACTTTGTGGCCTATAAAAAATTCCGCGAAAACCCGGAGGCCAATCCGCTGAAAACGCCATCGGGCAAGATTGAAATCTACTCCAGCAAACTCGCGGAGATCGCGACCACCTGGGAGCTGGAAAAGGATGAGACCATCAGCCCCCTTCCCGTCTACGCATCGACCTTTGACGGATGGGATGCCCCCGAGCGCGCGCAGTTCCCACTTCAGCTGTTCGGCTTCCACTTTAAAGCCCGTACCCACTCCAGCTACGGCAACGTTGATGTGCTGAAAGCCGCCTGCCGTCAGGAAGTCTGGCTTAATCCTGTCGATGCCGAAAAACGCGGCATTAAGAATGGCGATAAAGTGCGCGTCTTTAACGATCGCGGTGAGGTGAGAATCGAAGCGAAAGTGACGCCCCGCATCATGCCCGGCGTGAGCGCCATGGGCCAGGGAGCGTGGCACGATGCCAATATGAGTGGCGATCGTATCGACCACGGTTCGTGCATCAACACCCTGACCACACACCGCCCGTCACCATTGGCAAAAGGTAACCCGCAGCACACCAACCTGGTTCAGATCGAGAAGGTGTAG
- the speG gene encoding spermidine N1-acetyltransferase, giving the protein MPALYDIKLRPLEREDLRFVHQLDNNASVMRYWFEEPYEAFVELSDLYDKHIHDQSERRFVVECEGEKAGLVELVEINHVHRRAEFQIIISPEHQGKGLASRAAKLAMDYGFNVLNLYKLYLIVDKENEKAIHIYRKLGFMVEGELIHEFFINGEYRNTIRMCIFQHQHLAGHKPSGASLLKPTAQ; this is encoded by the coding sequence ATGCCTGCACTGTATGACATTAAGCTTCGTCCGCTGGAGCGTGAAGATCTCCGTTTCGTCCACCAGCTCGACAACAATGCCAGCGTGATGCGCTACTGGTTCGAAGAGCCTTACGAGGCCTTCGTCGAGCTGTCGGATCTATACGATAAGCACATTCACGATCAGAGCGAACGCCGTTTTGTGGTGGAGTGTGAAGGTGAAAAAGCCGGTCTGGTCGAGCTGGTGGAAATCAACCACGTTCACCGCCGGGCGGAGTTCCAGATCATCATTTCGCCTGAGCACCAGGGGAAAGGTCTTGCCTCACGGGCGGCAAAGCTGGCGATGGATTACGGGTTCAACGTCCTGAACCTCTACAAGCTTTATCTCATCGTGGATAAAGAGAACGAGAAAGCGATCCATATCTACCGCAAGCTGGGCTTTATGGTGGAAGGTGAACTGATTCACGAGTTCTTTATCAACGGCGAATACCGCAACACCATCCGTATGTGCATCTTCCAACACCAGCACCTGGCCGGACATAAACCGTCAGGCGCCAGCCTGCTGAAACCTACCGCGCAATGA
- a CDS encoding DUF1161 domain-containing protein has translation MKRLTWITALLLVSASTTAMAAPDSCERVKSDIQQKIVNNGVPESGFTLNIVPNDQADQPDAQVVGHCANDTFKILYTRTGSGAAAGSQDNAPSEPQ, from the coding sequence ATGAAACGGTTAACCTGGATTACCGCCCTGCTGTTAGTGAGTGCCTCGACGACCGCCATGGCCGCGCCAGATTCCTGCGAGCGCGTCAAAAGCGACATTCAGCAAAAGATCGTTAACAACGGTGTACCTGAGTCAGGCTTTACGCTAAATATTGTGCCAAACGATCAGGCGGACCAGCCGGACGCGCAGGTGGTGGGTCATTGTGCCAACGACACCTTTAAAATTTTATACACCCGCACAGGAAGTGGCGCTGCCGCTGGCAGCCAGGACAATGCACCGAGTGAACCACAGTAA
- the manD gene encoding D-mannonate dehydratase ManD: MKIVGAEVFVTCPGRNFVTLKITTDEGIVGLGDATLNGRELSVASYLKDHLCPQLIGRDAHRIEDIWQFFYKGAYWRRGPVTMSAISAVDMALWDIKAKAANMPLYQLLGGASREGVMVYCHTTGHTIDDVLEDYARHKEMGFKAIRVQCGVPGMKTTYGMSKVKGLAYEPATKGDWPEEQLWSTEKYLDFTPKLFDAVRSQFGFNEHLLHDMHHRLTPIEAARFGKSIEEFRMFWMEDPTPAENQECFRLIRQHTVTPIAVGEVFNSIWDCKQLIEEQLIDYIRTTITHAGGITGMRRIADFASLYQVRTGSHGPSDLSPICHAAALHFDLWVPNFGVQEYMGYSEQMLDVFPHSWRFDNGYMHPGDKPGLGIEFDEKLAAKYPYDPAYLPVARLEDGTLWNW, encoded by the coding sequence ATGAAGATTGTCGGGGCTGAAGTCTTTGTCACCTGCCCAGGGCGTAACTTTGTCACCCTCAAAATCACCACTGACGAGGGGATCGTGGGTCTTGGCGACGCCACCCTGAACGGACGCGAACTCTCAGTGGCGTCTTATTTGAAAGATCATCTGTGTCCGCAGCTGATTGGCCGCGATGCGCACCGCATCGAAGACATCTGGCAGTTTTTCTATAAAGGTGCTTACTGGCGTCGCGGCCCGGTCACCATGTCGGCCATCTCCGCTGTTGATATGGCGCTTTGGGATATCAAAGCGAAAGCGGCCAACATGCCGCTCTATCAGCTGCTGGGCGGCGCATCCCGTGAAGGGGTGATGGTCTACTGCCACACCACCGGGCACACCATTGACGACGTGCTGGAAGATTACGCCCGTCATAAAGAGATGGGCTTTAAGGCGATCCGCGTGCAGTGCGGCGTGCCGGGCATGAAAACCACCTACGGCATGTCCAAAGTGAAGGGCCTTGCCTACGAACCTGCCACCAAGGGCGACTGGCCAGAAGAGCAGCTCTGGTCCACGGAGAAATACCTCGATTTCACACCAAAGCTGTTCGACGCGGTGCGCAGTCAATTCGGTTTCAACGAACATCTCCTGCACGACATGCACCATCGCCTGACGCCAATCGAAGCGGCGCGCTTCGGCAAAAGCATTGAAGAGTTCCGCATGTTCTGGATGGAAGACCCAACGCCTGCGGAAAATCAGGAATGCTTCCGCCTGATCCGCCAGCATACCGTCACGCCTATCGCAGTGGGTGAGGTGTTCAACAGCATCTGGGATTGTAAGCAGCTGATAGAAGAGCAGCTTATTGACTATATCCGCACCACAATCACTCATGCGGGCGGGATCACCGGGATGCGCCGCATTGCAGATTTCGCCTCGCTCTACCAGGTACGTACCGGCTCGCACGGACCGTCCGATCTGTCGCCAATATGTCACGCCGCCGCGCTGCATTTCGATCTGTGGGTGCCGAATTTCGGCGTGCAGGAATACATGGGCTACTCCGAGCAGATGCTGGACGTCTTCCCGCACAGCTGGCGCTTTGATAACGGCTATATGCATCCGGGCGACAAGCCAGGGCTGGGCATTGAGTTTGATGAAAAACTGGCCGCGAAATACCCCTATGACCCGGCCTATCTGCCGGTGGCCCGTCTTGAAGACGGCACCCTGTGGAACTGGTAA
- a CDS encoding Zn-dependent oxidoreductase, with the protein MKSVVIQQPNQLVIEERPRPEPGAGEVRVKIMLAGICGSDSHIYRGHNPFAKYPRVIGHEFFGVVDAVGEGIDSARLGQRVSVDPVISCGHCYPCSVGKPNVCTSLVVLGVHRDGGFSEYAAVPAKNAWPIPDAIPDKHAVMVEPFTIAANVTGQAKPTEQDVALIYGAGPMGLVTVQALKGVYKVKQVIVVDRIEERLAMAQRSGADWVFNNGEQSLQAALDEKGIKPTLIIDAACHPAILQEAVTLASPAARIVLMGFSSEPSQVAQQGITGKELAIFSSRLNANKFPVVIDWLKKGLIDPEKLITHTFDYHHVTDAIELFEKDQRQCCKVLLTFGQ; encoded by the coding sequence ATGAAAAGCGTAGTGATTCAACAGCCGAACCAACTGGTGATTGAAGAGCGGCCACGCCCGGAGCCAGGCGCAGGGGAAGTCCGCGTCAAAATCATGCTGGCGGGGATTTGCGGTTCAGACAGCCATATCTATCGTGGACATAATCCGTTCGCGAAATATCCGCGCGTGATCGGCCACGAGTTCTTCGGTGTGGTTGACGCTGTGGGCGAGGGCATCGACAGCGCACGACTGGGTCAGCGCGTTTCGGTTGATCCGGTGATCAGTTGCGGACACTGCTACCCGTGTTCCGTCGGGAAACCGAACGTCTGCACCTCGCTGGTGGTATTGGGCGTCCATCGCGACGGGGGCTTCAGCGAATATGCGGCAGTGCCCGCTAAAAATGCCTGGCCCATCCCGGATGCGATCCCGGATAAACACGCCGTCATGGTTGAACCCTTCACCATTGCCGCCAACGTGACGGGGCAGGCAAAACCCACGGAACAGGACGTGGCGCTGATTTATGGCGCGGGCCCGATGGGGCTGGTCACCGTGCAGGCGCTGAAGGGTGTTTATAAGGTGAAGCAGGTTATCGTCGTCGACCGCATAGAAGAGCGGCTGGCAATGGCCCAGCGCAGCGGCGCGGACTGGGTCTTTAACAACGGCGAACAGTCGTTGCAGGCCGCGCTGGACGAAAAGGGTATCAAACCGACGTTAATCATTGATGCTGCCTGTCATCCGGCGATTTTACAGGAAGCCGTTACCCTGGCCTCTCCGGCGGCGCGTATTGTGCTGATGGGCTTCTCCAGCGAGCCGAGCCAGGTTGCGCAGCAGGGCATCACCGGCAAAGAGCTGGCGATCTTCTCCTCACGCCTCAATGCCAACAAATTCCCGGTCGTCATCGACTGGCTGAAGAAGGGGCTGATCGACCCGGAAAAACTGATCACCCATACCTTTGACTATCACCATGTAACAGACGCCATTGAACTGTTTGAGAAAGACCAGCGGCAGTGCTGCAAAGTCTTGCTCACGTTCGGCCAATAA
- a CDS encoding DUF1283 family protein yields MTTLSKRLCLTAALALSTLAFTATATAETSKLVIESGDSAQSRQNAAMDKEQWNDTRSLRQKVNTRVEKEWDKEDVAFDARDKCQQSANVNAYWEPNTLRCLDRRTGRTVAP; encoded by the coding sequence ATGACTACATTAAGCAAACGCCTTTGTCTGACCGCCGCGCTGGCGCTGTCAACGCTTGCTTTCACCGCGACGGCTACCGCCGAAACCAGCAAGCTGGTTATTGAATCCGGCGATAGCGCACAAAGCCGTCAGAACGCGGCGATGGACAAAGAACAATGGAATGACACACGCAGCCTTCGCCAGAAGGTCAACACACGTGTGGAGAAAGAGTGGGACAAAGAAGATGTCGCTTTCGACGCGCGCGATAAGTGCCAGCAAAGTGCCAACGTCAATGCCTACTGGGAGCCAAACACCTTGCGCTGCCTGGATCGCCGTACTGGCCGCACGGTTGCACCCTGA
- a CDS encoding YnfC family lipoprotein: protein MKNYAAITLLAATLVGCDNNSAPLSYTPEMASFSNEFDFDPLRGPVKDFTQTLFNDKGEVSKRVTGTLSTEGCFDTLELHDLENNTGVALVLDANYYLDAETQQQKVKLQGKCQLAELPSAGVTWETDDNGFVVAAHGKEMEVKYRYDADGYPLGKTTVSGDQHLSVQSTPSKDLRKRMDFSAVSLLNDKPLGNVKQSCDYDRHNNPVSCDLTITDDSVKPAVERKFTIQNSIDYY, encoded by the coding sequence GTGAAGAACTACGCAGCGATAACGCTACTGGCAGCAACTCTCGTGGGGTGCGACAACAACTCCGCGCCGCTGTCATATACGCCTGAGATGGCGAGCTTTTCTAATGAATTCGATTTCGACCCGCTGCGCGGTCCGGTGAAAGACTTTACCCAGACGCTGTTTAACGACAAGGGGGAGGTGTCCAAGCGCGTGACCGGTACCCTGTCGACAGAAGGGTGCTTTGATACGCTGGAACTGCACGATCTTGAGAACAACACCGGCGTGGCGCTGGTGCTGGATGCGAATTACTACCTGGATGCCGAAACCCAGCAGCAGAAGGTTAAGCTGCAGGGGAAATGTCAGTTGGCGGAATTACCCTCTGCCGGGGTAACGTGGGAGACCGACGATAATGGATTCGTAGTCGCGGCCCACGGTAAAGAGATGGAAGTAAAGTACCGCTATGATGCGGATGGCTATCCGCTGGGCAAAACCACCGTCTCTGGGGATCAGCACTTATCGGTACAGTCGACACCGTCGAAGGATCTGCGCAAAAGAATGGATTTCTCGGCCGTGAGTTTGTTGAATGACAAGCCGCTCGGCAATGTGAAGCAAAGCTGCGACTACGATAGACATAACAATCCGGTGAGTTGCGATCTGACGATCACCGATGACAGCGTTAAGCCCGCCGTTGAGCGCAAGTTCACCATTCAGAACAGCATCGACTACTACTGA
- a CDS encoding SulP family inorganic anion transporter: MFGKLLLNYMPGLQNLLAYDKSWLKDDVKAGLSVAAVALPVAIAYAELAGVGAIVGLYSCVLPMIAYALFGSSRQLIVGPDATTCAVIAAVVFPLSAGNPELHWQLTIIMTLMMGGWCLLASKFRLGALADLLSHPILTGLLNGVAVTIIVGQLGKVLGIKLDEAEVIEKIMALPGRLPDSHLLTVGISLLTLIILMVIKTYRSNWPAPLIAIVITTFLAWGISAQHFGIATIGGDGFQSGLPIVNWGTFQPGPMRDLVIPALNLALVSFVSLMLTARSFAAKNGYEINADAEFRALGIANLMSGLSQGFAISGADSRTAVNDSVGGKSQLVSIVAALLIGIVVIFFTQPLQFIPVSALGVVLMYASWSLIDLRGLWNLRRRNKQAFRLAFFTFGCVLIIGVIQGIGLAVLLGLLQFLRTVFRPSEHLLGTDENGMIHSLGNTNDIKMVPGVLMYRFNSPLTYFNVAYFKRRVLNLVDGAALQPKWVVIDAVACFTYSDISVLATINELKRDLKGRKITLILAGRKTELTRWFKDSRPTMNDDDMIMAPDLYLALRFIQSKESASESGGEA; encoded by the coding sequence GTGTTCGGAAAGCTTTTATTAAACTACATGCCAGGGTTACAGAATTTGCTAGCCTACGATAAAAGCTGGCTAAAAGATGATGTTAAAGCCGGGTTATCCGTTGCGGCTGTAGCGCTACCCGTTGCTATTGCTTATGCTGAGTTAGCGGGTGTAGGGGCAATCGTAGGCCTGTATTCTTGCGTTTTACCGATGATCGCTTATGCGCTGTTTGGTTCTTCACGTCAGCTTATTGTTGGCCCTGATGCAACGACCTGCGCGGTGATTGCGGCCGTCGTGTTTCCTCTTTCTGCAGGGAATCCCGAACTGCACTGGCAACTGACCATCATCATGACATTGATGATGGGCGGGTGGTGCCTGCTTGCCAGTAAATTTCGCCTGGGTGCACTTGCCGATCTGCTTTCTCATCCCATTCTTACAGGGTTGCTTAATGGCGTAGCCGTGACGATCATTGTCGGCCAATTAGGCAAAGTCTTGGGGATCAAGCTTGATGAGGCGGAGGTTATTGAGAAAATAATGGCCCTGCCAGGACGACTTCCAGACAGCCATTTATTAACCGTAGGGATATCACTTTTAACGTTAATTATTTTAATGGTTATTAAAACGTATCGCAGCAACTGGCCTGCACCGTTGATTGCGATTGTGATAACAACATTTCTGGCGTGGGGAATATCTGCACAACATTTCGGTATTGCCACGATTGGGGGCGACGGGTTTCAGTCTGGTTTACCCATCGTTAACTGGGGAACATTCCAGCCCGGCCCGATGCGTGATTTAGTGATCCCTGCGCTGAACCTGGCTTTGGTCAGTTTTGTCAGTTTGATGCTGACCGCCCGCAGTTTCGCCGCGAAAAATGGCTATGAAATCAATGCTGATGCAGAGTTCCGGGCACTGGGTATCGCAAACCTCATGTCGGGATTATCTCAGGGTTTTGCTATCAGTGGAGCCGATTCTCGAACCGCGGTAAATGATTCCGTTGGTGGGAAAAGTCAGCTGGTTTCCATAGTCGCTGCCTTACTCATTGGTATCGTAGTGATATTTTTCACTCAGCCATTACAATTTATTCCCGTATCTGCATTAGGTGTCGTTCTAATGTATGCATCCTGGTCACTGATTGACTTACGGGGTTTATGGAACCTGAGGCGAAGAAATAAACAGGCATTTCGCCTGGCCTTTTTCACGTTTGGCTGTGTTTTAATTATCGGCGTTATCCAGGGGATCGGCCTTGCGGTGTTGCTTGGCCTGTTACAGTTTCTTCGTACCGTATTTCGTCCCTCTGAGCACCTGCTGGGTACTGACGAAAATGGAATGATCCACTCATTAGGAAACACTAACGATATTAAAATGGTCCCGGGCGTGCTGATGTATCGATTTAACTCACCCTTGACCTATTTTAATGTGGCTTATTTCAAACGTCGGGTATTGAACTTAGTTGATGGCGCAGCATTACAACCCAAATGGGTGGTCATCGATGCCGTTGCTTGTTTCACCTATTCAGACATCAGTGTCCTGGCAACCATTAATGAGTTAAAGCGTGACCTGAAAGGTCGCAAGATTACGTTAATCCTTGCGGGCAGGAAAACGGAGTTAACACGCTGGTTTAAAGACAGTCGGCCAACAATGAATGATGATGACATGATAATGGCGCCAGACCTCTATCTGGCACTTCGGTTCATTCAAAGCAAAGAGAGTGCGAGTGAATCAGGTGGAGAGGCATAA
- a CDS encoding YnfA family protein has product MIKTTLVFFATALCEIIGCFLPWLWLKKGASVLLLIPAGVALALFVWLLTLHPAASGRVYAAYGGVYVCTALLWLRVVDGVKLSVYDWAGALVALCGMLIIVAGWGRT; this is encoded by the coding sequence ATGATCAAAACCACGCTGGTTTTTTTTGCCACCGCGCTCTGCGAAATCATCGGTTGCTTCTTGCCCTGGCTTTGGCTGAAGAAGGGGGCATCCGTGTTGCTGCTCATCCCCGCGGGTGTTGCGCTGGCGCTTTTCGTCTGGCTGTTAACGCTGCATCCGGCTGCGAGCGGACGCGTCTACGCCGCGTACGGCGGTGTTTATGTCTGTACTGCGTTGCTGTGGCTTCGCGTAGTGGATGGGGTCAAGCTCAGCGTCTACGACTGGGCCGGTGCCCTGGTTGCGCTCTGTGGGATGCTGATCATCGTGGCGGGATGGGGGCGAACCTGA
- the dmsD gene encoding Tat proofreading chaperone DmsD, translated as MKDVSPRESFAFSARVLGALFYYSPDSEQAAPLVRALTAGEWIQDWPLPPEMLQPVADTFAASADEPLTEAWQRLFIGPYALPAPPWGSVWLDRESVLFGDSTLALRQWLRENNIAFEMQQNEPEDHFGTLLLLAAWLAENGREAECDRLLAWHLLTWSTRFLSVFVDNAGHPFYTALGQLAQLTLADWRSALLVPVAEKTLYR; from the coding sequence ATGAAAGACGTCTCACCACGTGAATCGTTCGCGTTTAGCGCCCGGGTATTGGGCGCACTGTTTTATTATTCTCCTGACAGCGAGCAGGCTGCGCCGCTGGTGCGGGCGCTTACCGCTGGCGAATGGATTCAGGACTGGCCCCTGCCGCCGGAAATGTTGCAGCCTGTAGCTGACACCTTTGCCGCGTCTGCCGATGAGCCGCTGACGGAGGCGTGGCAACGGCTGTTTATTGGCCCTTATGCCCTGCCCGCACCGCCGTGGGGTTCCGTCTGGCTGGACCGCGAATCCGTGCTGTTTGGCGACTCAACCCTCGCGCTGCGCCAGTGGTTGCGTGAGAATAATATCGCTTTTGAGATGCAGCAAAATGAACCGGAAGATCATTTCGGCACCTTGCTGCTGCTGGCGGCGTGGCTGGCCGAGAATGGCCGCGAAGCGGAGTGCGATCGGCTTCTGGCGTGGCACCTGCTGACGTGGAGCACCCGCTTCCTGTCGGTGTTTGTCGACAACGCCGGGCATCCGTTTTATACCGCACTGGGTCAACTCGCGCAGCTGACGCTCGCGGACTGGCGTTCTGCATTGCTTGTTCCCGTTGCGGAAAAGACGCTGTATCGCTAA